The Fusobacterium sp. JB019 genome includes a window with the following:
- the rsmG gene encoding 16S rRNA (guanine(527)-N(7))-methyltransferase RsmG, producing the protein MEKYLIEGIKKIGIEISEEKVDNLMKFLKLLMEYNSHTNLTAIRDEKGIIEKHFLDSLLLMKHFNLKSGKAIDIGTGAGFPGMVLAICNPKIHFTLIDSVGKKIKFLNQVKEELKIENVEAISIRAEEFINSKNRETYDLGFCRGVSKLNIILEYIIPFLKVQGKFLPQKMIGTKEENSSSNALTILKSSLENSFIEELPYSLEPRVILEIIKKEKTNKKYPRKTGIPAKRPL; encoded by the coding sequence ATGGAAAAATATTTAATAGAAGGAATAAAAAAAATAGGAATTGAAATATCGGAAGAAAAAGTAGATAATTTAATGAAGTTTCTTAAATTATTAATGGAATATAATTCTCATACAAATTTAACAGCAATAAGAGATGAGAAAGGAATAATTGAAAAACATTTTTTAGATTCTCTCTTATTAATGAAACATTTCAATTTAAAATCAGGAAAGGCAATAGATATAGGAACAGGGGCAGGGTTTCCAGGTATGGTTCTGGCAATTTGTAATCCTAAAATACATTTTACTTTAATTGATTCTGTAGGGAAAAAAATTAAGTTTTTAAATCAAGTAAAAGAAGAATTAAAAATTGAAAATGTTGAAGCGATTAGTATCAGAGCAGAAGAGTTTATAAATTCTAAGAATAGAGAAACTTATGATCTTGGATTTTGTAGAGGGGTTTCAAAATTAAATATAATTTTAGAATATATTATTCCTTTTTTAAAGGTACAAGGAAAATTTTTACCCCAAAAAATGATAGGAACAAAAGAAGAAAATAGTAGTTCTAATGCCTTAACTATTTTAAAATCAAGTTTAGAAAATAGTTTTATAGAAGAGTTGCCTTATTCATTAGAACCAAGAGTAATATTAGAAATAATAAAAAAAGAGAAAACAAATAAAAAATATCCACGTAAAACAGGGATTCCTGCAAAGAGACCATTATAA